The window CGACGACCGCGTTGAAGTAGGACGGCTGGCTTCCGGGCTCCACGCCCCAGGGCTCCGTCTCGTAGACGGGGGAGACGGCCTTGATGCGCAGGCCGGGGGTGTCCTCCAGCGCGTCGATGGCGCCCTGGAGGGTCTCCAGGCGGTTGCCGAGGTTGGAGCCGAGGGAGATCACGGCTCGCTGCGGGTTGTGCAGGGTGGTGTCGGCGGCGTCGACCTTCTCGACGACGGAGGCGGGTACCGGCTGTACGGTCGGGTCGCTCTGACCCTCGGTGAAGAACGCGGTCATACTCGGCTCCGGGTGATGGTGACGGTCACGTCGTCGAAGGGGACCGTGATCGGCGCGTCGGGTTTGTGGACGCGGACCTCGACCTCCTGGACCCCTTCGTGCTTGAGACAGGCCTGGGCGATGCGCTCGGCGAGGGTTTCGATGAGGTTGACGGGCTCGCCCTCGACCACGGCCACGACCTCCTCGGCCACGATGCCGTAGTGCACGGTCTTCGCCAGGTCGTCGTCGGCGGCGGCCGGGCGGGTGTCCAGGCCCAGCACGAGGTCCACGATGAAGGTCTGGCCCTCCTCGCGCTCCTTGGGGAACACACCGTGGTGCCCGCGGGCCTTCAGGCCGCTCAGCGCGACACGATCCACGCGAATCACTCCTGCAATCGTCGGTAGCGGCCGGTCCGTACCGTGTGCGGGCGGCACACCGGCCTCGAACGAATCTACCTGCGGGCACTGACAGGGCCGTTCCACGGGGGCGTGGGCCCGCGCCGGGGTCAGGAGGTTTCATCGCGTGTTTCCCCTGGGGAACCCGGCGCCTCATGGGTTGGTAGCCGCCCCTACCCGGAGCGACGTGATTCCAACCACTTGTTGGTCCCTGCGAGCGGTTCCTGCGGGGCGCCTACCCATTCAGGTGGGTGTGTCGTCGCTTTCTTCCTCGTCGGTTTCGGCCAGAACCGGTGAGGCGTGGTGGGACCAGACTTTCCAGCCGCCCGGGGTACGGCGGAAGACGTTGGTGGCGACGACGAGCTGGCCGACCAGCGGGCCGAGCTCCTCGCTGCCCTCGGGGGCGGGGCCGCCGCTGAGGATGTTCTCGGTGCAGGTGACGAGCGCGGTGTCGCCGGTGACGGAGACATGCACGTCGGTGAGGAAGAACTGGATGTAGTCGGTGTTCGCCATGATCAGCGCGTACGACCTGAGGACCTCGCCGCGGCCGGTCAGTACCGGCCAGCCGGGGTGCACGCAGGAGACCACGCCGACGTCGGCCGGGTCGTGGTACGTCTCGTCGACGCCGAGGTCGGCCGGGGTGAGCCACAGGGAGGACAGTTCCTCGAAGTCGCCGCGCTCCATCGCCTCGTAGAAGGCGGTGTTCGCGGCTTCCACCTGCTCGACGTCGGTGTGTGGGGCGCTCACCAGGCTCCTTCGGGGGAGTGCGCACCCCGCTCGGGGGTGTGCGCGCCCGGTGTGCGCGCGATGTCGCGCACTACCTCGACGGCGCGCGCGACCCGTACCGCGTCCGCCGTGGCGCGCACCTCGTGCACGCGCACCGCCCATGCGCCGGCGTGCGCCGCGAGCGCGGAGACGGCGGCCGTGGCCGCGTCGCGCTCGCGCGCGGGCGGCGGCGCGCCCTCGGGGCCGGCCAGGACCCGGCCGAGGAAGCGCTTGCGGGAGGCGGCGACGAGCAGCGGGTGGCCGAGGCCGAGCAGCCGGTCGAGGTGGGCGAGGAGCACGAGATCGTGCTCGGCGTCCTTGGAGAAGCCGAGGCCGGGGTCGACGACGACGCGGTCGGGGGCGATGCCGCCGGCCAGAACGGCCTCCACGCGTGCGTGCAGTTCGTCGACGACCTCGGTGACGACATCGTCGTAGACGCCCTTGACGTTGCCGCCCTCCAGGAAGCCGCGCCAGTGCATGACGACGAAGGGGGCGCCGGCGTCCGCGACGACCGGGATCATCTGGGGGTCGGCGAGGCCGCCGCTGACGTCGTTGACGAGGGCGGCGCCCGCCGCGAGGGCCTGTGCGGCGACGGACGCGCGCATGGTGTCGACGGAGACCGTGACGCCCTCGGAGGCGAGGCCGCGGACGACGGGGATGACGCGCTTGAGTTCTTCGGCCTCGTCGACGCGGGTGGCGCCGGGGCGGGTGGACTCGCCGCCGACGTCGACCAGGTCGGCGCCCTCGTCGACCAGGGCGAGGCCGTGCTTGACGGCTGCGGTCGTGTCGAACCAGCGGCCTCCGTCGGAGAAGGAGTCGGGGGTCACGTTCACGACTCCCATGACCGCGCAGCGGTCCCATTCAGGAAGGCCTGCCACGCGCCCGCGTCCGCTCTGCTTGCTCATACGTTCAGCGTAGGCCCCGGGCGGGCCCGGGTGGCCGCGGGACCGCGCAGTGCGGCCCGGGCGGAAGCCCCGGGGGCGGGGGGTAGGGGGCTTCCGCCCGGACCTGTCCGGGTTACGCCGTGCGGATGGTGGTGTCCGTCGTCGCGTGGGCGCAGGGGCGTGCGGGTGTGGTGCGGCGGCGCAGGGGGCGCGGAAGGGGGAGTGCGAAGTTGACGAAGCCCTCCGCCTGCATGGCGGCGAGGCCGATGCGGGGCAGGTCGGCGGAGGCGCGGTAGACGACGAAGCGCGGCTCCCAGCGTGGCCGGAACTTGGCGTTGAACTTGTACAGGGACTCGATCTGGAACCAGCGGGAGAGGAAGACCAGCAACCCGCGCCAGGCGCGCAGTACCGGGCCCGCGCCGATCTTCTCGCCGCGCGCCAGCGCCGAGCGGAACATCGCGAAGTTGAGCGACACGCGCGCGATGCCGAGCTTCGGGGCCGCCTGGAGCGCGGCGACGATGAGGAGTTCGTTCATGCCGCGGTCGGCCGAGCGGTCGCGGCGCATCAGGTCCAGGGAGGCGCCGTCGATTCCCCACGGCACGAAGTGGAGAACCGCCTTCAGGTCGCTGTAGGGGCCCGGCCGGTCGTCCTGTTTGTGGGCGGTGGCGATGAGGCAGTCGCCGTCGGACGGGTCGCCGATGCGGCCGAGCGCCATGGAGAAGCCGCGTTCGGTGTCGGTGCCGCGCCAGTCCTCGGCGGCGCGGCGGATGCGGTCCAGCTCGGCGTCGCCGAGGTCACGGACGCGTCGTACCCGGGTTTCGTAACCGGCTCGCTCGATGCGCTTGACCATCTGGCGCACATTGCGCATCGCGCGGCCGGCGAGGGAGAAATCCACGACGTCCACCACCGCCTCGTCGCCCAGTTCGAGGGCGTCCAGGCCGGTCTCGCGGGTCCAGACCTCGCCGCCGGTCTCGGAGCAGCCCATGACGGCGGGGGTCCAGGAGTGGGCCTTGGCGACGTCCATGAAGCGTTCGATGGCGCCGGGCCAGGCCTCCACGTCGCCGATCGGGTCGCCGCTGGCGAGCATCACGCCGGAGACGACGCGGTAGGTCACCGCGGCCTTGCCGCTGGGCGAGAAGACGACGGCCTTGTCGCGGCGGAGCGCGAAGTGGCCGAGGGAGTCGCGGCCGCCGTGCTTGTCCAGCAGGGCCCTCAGGCGGGCCTCGTCCTCCTCCGTGAGGCGGGCGGCGGGGTGTTCGGGGCGGAGGGCGAGGTAGATCGTCGTGATGGCCGTGAGCAGGCCGAGGGCGCCCAGGGAGCAGGCGACCGTCCAGGAGGTGGTGCCCCGGTAGTCGACGGGGCCCTCGAAGCCGAACAGGCCGTACAGGACGTGGGTGATGCGCTCGGCCAGGCTCGGGTTGCCGACCAGGGTCCTCGGGTGGGCGCTGACGATGACGAGGCCGAGGGCGAGTGAACCGGCGCCCATGAGGACGAAGTTGGCGAGCGCCCGCCAGCGGCTGCGCGGATCGGGCAGCGCCGCGAACTGGTCGCGATGGCGCAGCAGGGCGGTCAGCAGGAGCAGCGAGATGACCGCGCCGAGCAGGGAGTGGTGGTAGGCGAACTGGGCCACGGCACCGGCCGGGAGCAGGGTCACGGCGGCCCGCCACGCCCGGCGCTTGCCGCGCTTGAGGCCGTGGGCGAGCAGCAGCAACAGCACTCCGGCGCTGAGCGAGAGGGCGGCCGCGAACGGCCCGAGCGCGCCCGGCAGCACTTCGGCGAGGGTGTGCATACGGCTGTGCCGGAAGCGCGGGAAGACACCCGCGGCGATGTCCAGGAGGCCCACGAGGGCACAGGCTCTGCCGACGAGAAGGGGCACGGCCTCGGGGCGCGGGCCGCGCAGCAGCCGGCGTGGCCGGCTCGGTCGCCGCGGAACCCCGCCCGACACTTCCTCATCTGTCCTGACAGACATCGCATCCCGTGGTTCTGCGAGAGAGCTTGGATCCGGTACCGATTCGGGCATCCGGCGACATTGCGCCCTCTAGGACGGTGTCTTGGGGGTCGGGGTTCACTCACCTCGCCAAAGCCGGTTTCAAGGCCGCGGAAAGACCCGGGCAAGGCCTTCGTGGCCCGGCGCCGGGCGGCGGCTCACAGGAAGTAGTTCATGGGTCTCACGAGCAACAACGTGCTGGTGCTGGCGGTCGCGTCCGCCGTGCTCCTGTTCATCGGCACGGTCTGGCTGTGGCCACGGCTGGCCCGGCGCACCTGGCGGTCCGTCGCGGGGCGCGTAGGCCTGCTGTTCGCCACCCAGTTGGCACTCTTCGCGGCGGTGGGCCTGGCCGCCAACCAGGCGTTCGGCTTCTATGCGAGCTGGGCCGACCTGTTCGGACAGGAGGACGAGCAGGGCGTCGTCGTCGACCACACGCCCTACGGCGCCAAGGGCGGGCCGCTCCAAGTGGTCGGCACGGAGCCGGTACCGGGGACGGGCGGTGCGGGGCCGCGGACCGGCGGGCAGGTGCAGCAGATCGACCTCGTGGGCCGTGCGTCGCACATCGCCACGCGCGCGTACGTGTATCTGCCGCCGGAGTACTTCCAGCCGCGTTTCCGCACGCGCGCGTTCCCCGCGGCCGTCGTGCTGACCGGCTATCCCGGCACGGCCAAGGCCCTGGTGGACAAGCTGGATTACCCCCGGACCGCGCTGCGGCTCGCCAAGGACGGCAAGGCGCAGCCGATGATCCTGGTGATGATGCGCCCCACGGTCGCGCCGCCGAGGGACACGGAGTGCGTGGACGTCCCCGGCGGGCCGCAGACCGAGACCTTCTTCGCCGAGGACCTGCCCGAGGCGGTGAGCGCTCATTACCGGGTCGGCCGCGAGCCGGGCGGCTGGGGCGTGGTCGGCGACTCCACGGGCGGCTACTGCGCCCTGAAGCTGGCCATGCACCACCCCGAGGTGTACGCCGCGGGGGCGGGCCTGTCCGCGTACTACGACGCGCCCCTGGACCCCACGACGGGCGACCTCTTCCACGGCGACGAGGAACTGCGCGACCGCGCGAACCTGTGGTGGTGCCTCAAGCACCTGCCCGCGCCCGACACTTCACTGCTCGTCAGCAGCAGCAGGATCGGTGAGTCGAACTACAAGGACACGCTGAAGTTCATCACGCGCGTGAAGGCCACGAAGCTGACGCGGATCTCCTCGATCATCCTGGAAAGCGGCGGGCACAACTTCAATACCTGGCGGCGGGAGATTCCGGCGACCTTGCAGTGGATGAGCGGGCGGCTGGGGAGCGGTTGAGCTCGCGGCTGGGGGCGCTTGAGGGCAGAGCCCGCCTGTGCGGCCGTAATAAATGATCTTGGTTTCGGCCCGGAATTCCGTGAACGCTTCGGGATGGCTGTGTTTTTACGGGGCGGGGCTCCAAGATTCGCCTACGCGCGGTAAGTTTCTGGCCATGCCACGTGGACGTCATCGCCATTCCCCGCCCTTGCACAGGCTGCTGCCCCCGTCGGCCATCGCGGGCGTCTCAGCCGTCTGCGCGCTCGGCCCCTGGGTGTTCTCGGAGCCGTTGGTGCTCCGGGGCCTGGCCGCGGCCGCTGCGGCGACGGCGGTCATCGGCGCGGTCGTCATGCGCCGCTGGGACACCCAGGCCGGCAAGCGGGTCGCCGATCTGACACGCGCGCGTGCGAGCGACGAGTGGCGCTTCGAGGAGCGGGTCGCCGAACT of the Streptomyces sp. NBC_00287 genome contains:
- the folB gene encoding dihydroneopterin aldolase, encoding MDRVALSGLKARGHHGVFPKEREEGQTFIVDLVLGLDTRPAAADDDLAKTVHYGIVAEEVVAVVEGEPVNLIETLAERIAQACLKHEGVQEVEVRVHKPDAPITVPFDDVTVTITRSRV
- a CDS encoding nuclear transport factor 2 family protein, coding for MSAPHTDVEQVEAANTAFYEAMERGDFEELSSLWLTPADLGVDETYHDPADVGVVSCVHPGWPVLTGRGEVLRSYALIMANTDYIQFFLTDVHVSVTGDTALVTCTENILSGGPAPEGSEELGPLVGQLVVATNVFRRTPGGWKVWSHHASPVLAETDEEESDDTPT
- the folP gene encoding dihydropteroate synthase gives rise to the protein MSKQSGRGRVAGLPEWDRCAVMGVVNVTPDSFSDGGRWFDTTAAVKHGLALVDEGADLVDVGGESTRPGATRVDEAEELKRVIPVVRGLASEGVTVSVDTMRASVAAQALAAGAALVNDVSGGLADPQMIPVVADAGAPFVVMHWRGFLEGGNVKGVYDDVVTEVVDELHARVEAVLAGGIAPDRVVVDPGLGFSKDAEHDLVLLAHLDRLLGLGHPLLVAASRKRFLGRVLAGPEGAPPPARERDAATAAVSALAAHAGAWAVRVHEVRATADAVRVARAVEVVRDIARTPGAHTPERGAHSPEGAW
- a CDS encoding phosphatidylglycerol lysyltransferase domain-containing protein, coding for MSVRTDEEVSGGVPRRPSRPRRLLRGPRPEAVPLLVGRACALVGLLDIAAGVFPRFRHSRMHTLAEVLPGALGPFAAALSLSAGVLLLLLAHGLKRGKRRAWRAAVTLLPAGAVAQFAYHHSLLGAVISLLLLTALLRHRDQFAALPDPRSRWRALANFVLMGAGSLALGLVIVSAHPRTLVGNPSLAERITHVLYGLFGFEGPVDYRGTTSWTVACSLGALGLLTAITTIYLALRPEHPAARLTEEDEARLRALLDKHGGRDSLGHFALRRDKAVVFSPSGKAAVTYRVVSGVMLASGDPIGDVEAWPGAIERFMDVAKAHSWTPAVMGCSETGGEVWTRETGLDALELGDEAVVDVVDFSLAGRAMRNVRQMVKRIERAGYETRVRRVRDLGDAELDRIRRAAEDWRGTDTERGFSMALGRIGDPSDGDCLIATAHKQDDRPGPYSDLKAVLHFVPWGIDGASLDLMRRDRSADRGMNELLIVAALQAAPKLGIARVSLNFAMFRSALARGEKIGAGPVLRAWRGLLVFLSRWFQIESLYKFNAKFRPRWEPRFVVYRASADLPRIGLAAMQAEGFVNFALPLPRPLRRRTTPARPCAHATTDTTIRTA
- a CDS encoding alpha/beta hydrolase, giving the protein MGLTSNNVLVLAVASAVLLFIGTVWLWPRLARRTWRSVAGRVGLLFATQLALFAAVGLAANQAFGFYASWADLFGQEDEQGVVVDHTPYGAKGGPLQVVGTEPVPGTGGAGPRTGGQVQQIDLVGRASHIATRAYVYLPPEYFQPRFRTRAFPAAVVLTGYPGTAKALVDKLDYPRTALRLAKDGKAQPMILVMMRPTVAPPRDTECVDVPGGPQTETFFAEDLPEAVSAHYRVGREPGGWGVVGDSTGGYCALKLAMHHPEVYAAGAGLSAYYDAPLDPTTGDLFHGDEELRDRANLWWCLKHLPAPDTSLLVSSSRIGESNYKDTLKFITRVKATKLTRISSIILESGGHNFNTWRREIPATLQWMSGRLGSG